One Benincasa hispida cultivar B227 chromosome 5, ASM972705v1, whole genome shotgun sequence genomic window carries:
- the LOC120078764 gene encoding acetylornithine deacetylase-like yields the protein MASIKQVLGELNNESFVSLLSKLIGEAKFVQNNPKENLIPQEDRIVNHVLDVLNPYSTANGGPLLINHVSYAPGRGNLIVEYPGTVSGKVVSFVGSHMDVVPADPNTWKFSPFSLSVDGDQLRGRGTTDCLGHVALLTELLKKLAQTKLKLKSSVVIVFIASEEDNSIPGIGAEQLAKEGYFNNLKGGPLYWIDTADSQPCIGTGGSIPWKLVANGKLFHSGLAHQAINAMELAMEALKVIQLRFYEDFPPHPKEQVYGFASPSTMKPTQWIYPGGGLNQIPGECTISGDVRLTPFYDVKDVMTKLQSYVDYINANIEKLDTRGPVSKYVLPNENIKGRIDLTFGEPMSGVACDLNSRGYKVLHNATKEVLGHVKPYSLTGSLPVIRDLQEEGFDVQTAGYGLLDTYHAQNEYCLLSDMGNGYKIFASIISQLEED from the exons ATGGCTTCCATTAAACAAGTTCTCGGCGAACTGAACAACGAATCCTTCGTCTCTTTACTCTCCAAGCTCATCGGCGAAGCCAAGTTCGTCCAGAACAATCCAAAGGAAAACCTGATTCCTCAAGAAGACAGGATCGTCAATCACGTCCTTGATGTTCTAAACCCTTACAGCACCGCCAATGGCGGACCCTTGCTAATCAACCATGTCAGCTACGCTCCTGGCCGTGGAAATTTGATTGTGGAGTATCCTGGGACCGTATCTGGAAAAGTAGTCTCCTTCGTCGGTAGTCACATGGATGTCGTCCCTGCCGATCCCAATACTTGG AAATTTTCTCCATTCTCATTGAGTGTTGATGGGGATCAACTTCGTGGTCGTGGGACTACTGATTGCCTGGGACATGTTGCCCTTCTAACTGAACTTCTCAAGAAGCTTGCACAAACTAAACTAAAGTTGAAGTCCTCTGTTGTTATTGTGTTTATTGCCTCTGAAGAGGACAATTCAATCCCAGGAATTGGAGCTGAACAACTTGCTAAGGAGGGAtactttaataatttaaaaggaGGGCCATT ATATTGGATTGATACAGCAGATTCACAGCCTTGTATCGGTACTGGCGGCTCAATACCTTGGAAACTTGTAGCAAATGGAAAACTTTTCCACAGTGGTTTGGCACACCAG GCTATCAATGCTATGGAGCTAGCTATGGAAGCTCTTAAAGTGATCCAATTACGCTTTTATGAAGATTTTCCTCCCCATCCTAAGGAACAGGTATATGGATTTGCATCACCATCAACCATGAAACCGACTCAATGGATTT ATCCAGGAGGTGGTCTTAATCAAATCCCAGGAGAATGTACTATTTCGGGAGATGTCAG GTTAACCCCCTTCTATGA TGTGAAGGATGTTATGACAAAACTCCAAAGCTATGTTGATTACATTAATGCAAACATTGAGAAACTTGATACGAGGGGCCCTGTTTCAAAGTATGTCCTACCAAATGAAAATATCAAGGGAAG AATTGATTTAACTTTCGGTGAGCCGATGTCGGGAGTTGCATGTGATCTTAATTCTCGCGGCTATAAAGTTTTACATAATGCAACAAAGGAAGTTTTAGGGCATGTCAAACCTTACTCACTTACAGGGAGTTTGCCGGTTATTCGAGATCTCCAG GAGGAGGGTTTTGATGTTCAGACTGCAGGCTACG GTTTATTAGATACATACCATGCCCAGAATGAGTATTGTCTTCTTAGTGACATGGGCAATGGCTACAAGATTTTTGCCAGCATCATCTCTCAATTAGAAGAAGATTGA